The Zerene cesonia ecotype Mississippi chromosome 29, Zerene_cesonia_1.1, whole genome shotgun sequence genome includes a region encoding these proteins:
- the LOC119838002 gene encoding uncharacterized protein LOC119838002 has translation MNEAIVAAAVGATVVLLLLVIRWKWRSSKDEPNLQQASLQLVHRLCPHNNVVQGIEVEQKDSLDEHLDVLTRKLADKEGRLRLSKYKIRETQNEIENLHALDHDVQQKYRQIMDMLRQDLMHNEKECKKIQEQIEWVSRRRAELNNEVQRGQLLYGEAAMELASNLSELQRGRGTEHRVTEKPHRQESPSALRHRKEPQLPRATPITSVVIKSSPPLSNESLRCVHRQ, from the exons atgaacgaAGCAATTGTAGCGGCCGCGGTTGGGGCGACAGTGGTTCTCCTACTGTTGGTTATACGGTGGAAATGGAGAAGTAGTAAG GACGAGCCAAACCTCCAGCAAGCTTCCTTGCAACTGGTACACCGTCTGTGTCCCCACAACAATGTAGTACAAGGTATCGAGGTCGAGCAGAAGGACAGCCTCGATGAGCATCTGGACGTGCTCACCAGGAAACTAGCTGACAAG GAGGGTCGTCTCCGCCTATCTAAGTACAAAATACGTGAAACCCAGAACGAGATTGAGAACCTGCACGCGCTGGACCACGACGTGCAGCAGAAGTACCGGCAGATCATGGACATGCTGCGCCAGGATCTGATGCACAACGAGAAGGAGTGCAAGAAGATACAGGAGCAGATTGAGTGGGTGTCGCGGAGGCGCGCCGAACTCAATAACGAG GTTCAAAGAGGCCAACTCCTCTACGGTGAAGCAGCTATGGAACTAGCAAGCAACCTATCGGAATTGCAGCGTGGTCGAGGCACAGAGCATAGAGTAACGGAGAAGCCCCATAGACAAGAATCGCCATCAGCATTACGCCACAGAAAGGAACCGCAACTGCCTCGCGCAACACCCATCACATCCGTGGTCATAAAGTCGTCCCCACCGCTGTCAAACGAATCTTTACGCTGTGTCCATCgacaataa